Proteins encoded in a region of the Antedon mediterranea chromosome 2, ecAntMedi1.1, whole genome shotgun sequence genome:
- the LOC140040304 gene encoding probable cysteine desulfurase: MKTKRNHSVQTECLLKEVERNVVGSDTVFTGPFGERKIVYCDYTASGRSLKFIEDYIQQEVSPLYGNTHTTTSITSRQMTTFRHEAKQVIRECVNASDEDAIIFSGSGSTGAIHKLVHALELEGAKAKATAVLVGPFEHHSNILPWKETGATVIRIQRTVKGLLDLNDLKAQLEYCSTKFDSVIGCFSAASNVTGILTDTNAVSALLHRYGALAFWDYATAAPYVNIDMNPNCETCDCDCSKDAVFISVHKFLGGPGTPGLLIAKKHIFQNKVPAGAGGGTVHYVSRNMHHYISDIEAREEGGTPAIIESIRAGLVFQLKQNIGPEFIEQREAELSRRAFEKWSKNENLIILGDSEAERLPIFSFLVRHPLTGKALHHNFIAALLNDLYGIQARGGCACAGPYAHDLLGITEESARRFYEIVREDRLKIYNEQPSEIIRPGFARLNLPFFVSDDVIDYILCAVDTVATHGWKLLPQYEFDSFTGLWKHRALDSLPKCGAGFKSLLDIVYDKNGRFVPGPTHKANSHSPRSLPDYLFEAQHVIDQSFHREISYRALTDSPLVLGANQEDMKWFLEPREAMVCMLELAAAHNVYLVDEEGLEISNKEVILETSDDEMSSGSEQCEETMHSETYRTSDEQTQPDLDTYTSLISFKDEEEQLWTDDDDDSIRKSFSDAVVPNEEQLSDSESGYDDFYYGSDIIKPENKRKRKRHISNDSAVYSDGSPVYENELPSMFSINSDSMYTAIEEV, from the exons GGGAACACTCACACAACAACTAGTATTACCTCAAGACAGATGACTACCTTTAGGCACGAAGCAAA ACAGGTTATCAGAGAATGCGTAAATGCAAGTGACGAAGATGCCATTATATTTTCTGGAAGTGGATCTACCGGAGCTATTCATAAACTAGTTCATGCTCTGGAGCTGGAAGGCGCCAAAGCTAAAGCAACGGCGGTTCTTGTTGGTCCATTTGAACATCATTCTAACATACTTCCATGGAAAGAAACTGGAGCTACA GTTATTAGAATACAACGTACGGTGAAAGGTCTACTAGATTTGAACGACCTGAAAGCCCAACTTGAATACTGTTCGACAAAATTCGACAGCGTCATCGGTTGTTTTTCTGCAGCTTCAAACGTAACTGGAATTCTTACAGATACAAATGCCGTATCAGCGTTATTGCACCGTTACGGAGCTCTTGCATTCTGGGATTATGCCACAGcag CACCTTACGTAAACATCGATATGAATCCTAACTGTGAAAC ATGTGATTGTGATTGTTCAAAAGACGCAGTTTTCATATCTGTCCACAAGTTTTTAGGAGGACCGGGAACACCGGGATTATTAATCGCCAAAAAGCACATTTTCCAAAACAAAGTCCCAGCAGGCGCTGGAGGCGGTACAGTTCATTAC GTCTCCAGAAACATGCACCATTATATATCAGATATTGAGGCAAGAGAAGAAGGGGGTACACCAGCAATTATCGAGTCAATCAGAGCTGGATTAGTTTtccaattaaaacaaaacatcgGTCCAGAATTTATAGAACAAAGAGAAGCTGAATTATCAAG ACGAGCTTttgaaaaatggtcaaaaaacGAAAATCTAATCATCCTTGGCGACTCAGAAGCTGAAAGGTTACCCATCTTTTCGTTTTTAGTGAGACATCCGCTAACCGGTAAAGCCTTACACCATAACTTCATCGCAGCATTATTAAACGACCTGTACGGAATACAAGCACGTGGTGGATGCGCATGCGCAGGACCATACGCACAT gatCTTCTTGGTATAACAGAAGAAAGTGCAAGAAGGTTTTATGAGATTGTACGAGAGGACCGACTCAAGATATACAACGAACAACCATCAGAGATCATCAGGCCTGGATTTGCCCGACTAAATCTTCCATTCTTTGTATCAGACGATGTAATAGATTACATCTTGTGTGCAGTGGACACTGTTGCTACTCATGGATGGAAACTGTTACCGCAGTATGAGTTCGACTCTTTCACAGGCTTATGGAAACATCGTGCCTTAGACTCTTTACCTAAATGTGGAGCTGGATTTAAAAGTCTGTTGGATATCGTTTATGACAAAAATGGACGTTTTGTTCCTGGACCAACACATAAAGCAAACAGTCATTCCCCTCGCTCTCTACCG GACTATCTATTTGAGGCTCAACATGTTATAGACCAGAGCTTTCACCGTGAGATTAGTTACAGGGCTCTGACAGATTCTCCGCTTGTACTAGGCGCAAACCAAGAAGATATGAAATGGTTTCTTGAACCACGTGAAGCAATGGTTTGCATGCTAGAATTGGCCGCCGCTCATAATGTCTACCTAGTTGATGAAGAAGGTTTGGAGATATCAAATAAAGAAGTTATTTTGGAAACAAGCGACGACGAAATGTCATCAGGTTCAGAACAATGCGAAGAAACAATGCATTCAGAAACATACAGGACATCTGATGAGCAAACACAGCCAGATTTGGACACATACACATCGTTAATATCATTTAAAGACGAGGAAGAACAACTATGGACAGACGACGATGACGATAGTATAAGAAAATCATTCTCAGACGCCGTTGTACCGAACGAAGAACAGCTTAGCGATTCCGAAAGTGGTTACGACGATTTCTATTACGGCTCAGACATTATAAAACCTGAAAACAAACGAAAAAGAAAGCGACATATATCTAACGATAGCGCGGTATACAGTGACGGATCTCCAGTATATGAAAATGAACTACCTTCCATGTTTAGCATTAATTCAGACTCAATGTATACTGCCATAGAAGAAGTATGA